One Peterkaempfera bronchialis DNA window includes the following coding sequences:
- the hflX gene encoding GTPase HflX has translation MTSTFDNRDHSTGRAAHRPEDLRAAALMDEDLAVIDEDLDHYDGDQYDRSDRAALRRVAGLSTELEDVTEVEYRQLRLERVVLVGVWTDGTAEEAETSLAELAALAETAGSQVLDGVIQRRERPDPATYIGSGKAKELRDIVASQGADTVVCDGELTPGQLIHLEDVVKVKVVDRTALILDIFAQHAKSREGKAQVSLAQMQYMLPRLRGWGQSLSRQMGGGGSSSSGGGMATRGPGETKIETDRRRIREKMAKLRREIADMKKGRDTKRQERKRHQVPSVAIAGYTNAGKSSLLNRLTGAGVLVENALFATLDPTVRRAVTPGGRVYTIADTVGFVRHLPHHLVEAFRSTMEEVGEADLILHVVDGAHPDPESQLAAVREVVTEVGAQKVPEIVVINKADAADPLVLQRLLRRESRAIVVSARTGEGIEELLRLVEEELPRPSVEVEALVPYTRGDLVSRVHAEGELSATEHTADGTLLRAKVSAELAAELERYAVAGARH, from the coding sequence ATGACCTCCACGTTCGACAACCGCGACCACTCCACCGGGCGCGCGGCGCACCGCCCGGAGGACCTCCGGGCGGCAGCCCTCATGGACGAGGACCTCGCGGTGATCGACGAGGACCTCGACCACTACGACGGCGACCAGTACGACCGCAGCGACCGCGCCGCCCTGCGCCGCGTCGCCGGCCTCTCCACCGAGCTGGAGGACGTCACCGAGGTCGAGTACCGCCAGCTCCGCCTGGAGCGGGTGGTACTGGTCGGCGTATGGACCGACGGGACGGCCGAGGAGGCCGAGACCTCCCTCGCCGAGCTCGCCGCCCTCGCCGAGACGGCCGGGTCCCAGGTGCTGGACGGGGTGATCCAGCGCCGCGAGCGCCCCGACCCGGCGACCTACATCGGCTCCGGCAAGGCCAAGGAGCTGCGCGACATCGTCGCCTCGCAGGGCGCCGACACCGTCGTCTGCGACGGCGAACTCACCCCGGGCCAGCTGATCCACCTTGAGGACGTGGTGAAGGTCAAGGTCGTCGACCGGACGGCCCTGATCCTGGACATCTTCGCCCAGCACGCCAAGTCCCGGGAGGGCAAGGCCCAGGTCTCGCTCGCCCAGATGCAGTACATGCTGCCGAGGCTGCGCGGCTGGGGCCAGTCGCTCTCCCGGCAGATGGGCGGCGGCGGCTCCAGCTCCTCGGGCGGCGGCATGGCCACCCGTGGTCCCGGTGAGACCAAGATCGAGACCGACCGGCGGCGCATCCGCGAGAAGATGGCCAAGCTCCGCCGCGAGATCGCCGACATGAAGAAGGGCCGCGACACCAAGCGCCAGGAGCGCAAGCGCCACCAGGTGCCGTCCGTGGCCATCGCCGGGTACACCAACGCCGGCAAGTCCTCGCTGCTCAACCGGCTCACCGGGGCGGGCGTCCTGGTGGAGAACGCGCTGTTCGCCACCCTGGACCCGACCGTGCGCCGCGCGGTCACCCCGGGCGGCCGCGTCTACACCATCGCCGACACGGTGGGCTTCGTCCGGCATCTGCCGCACCACCTGGTCGAGGCGTTCCGCTCCACCATGGAGGAGGTCGGCGAGGCCGACCTCATCCTGCATGTGGTGGACGGCGCGCACCCCGACCCGGAGTCGCAGCTCGCCGCCGTCCGCGAGGTGGTCACCGAGGTCGGGGCGCAGAAGGTGCCGGAGATCGTGGTGATCAACAAGGCGGACGCCGCCGATCCGCTGGTGCTGCAGCGGCTGCTGCGCCGCGAGTCGCGCGCCATCGTGGTCTCGGCCCGTACCGGCGAGGGCATCGAGGAGCTGCTGCGGCTGGTGGAGGAGGAGCTGCCGAGGCCGTCCGTCGAGGTGGAGGCGCTGGTGCCGTACACCCGGGGCGACCTGGTCTCCCGGGTGCACGCCGAGGGCGAGCTCAGCGCCACCGAGCACACCGCCGACGGCACCCTGCTGCGGGCCAAGGTCTCTGCGGAGCTGGCGGCCGAGCTGGAGCGCTACGCGGTGGCCGGCGCCCGCCACTGA
- a CDS encoding trypsin-like serine peptidase, translated as MSPIRRGVLRRRTTRTTGTRTAFAAAALAGVTLLSVTACASDGSSDAGGRGTAQVTPGDGGGLPSGLPSELASALPSGLLEGLPTSWDQLKDWTFDDWDSWAADHVFNNPVIKDLWNADKMKAAKPKDQAPPSDTGGGDSGGGDDSGDGSGSGDGGTDPEPAPIKATALPRPYDGKVGKIFMQTSPTEAAVCSGTVVSDPQHPGRSNLVWTAGHCVHGGKGKDWFKSIMFVPAYNSSGAGSGHQQSTDKALAPLGQWWADDIISSPQWTAEGGETGDKASQYDFAVLKVRNPSGGGRSLEETVGGSVPVWFNAPRDQLAPVAAWGYPAVAPFDGQELYHCNSPIAPVRLSYDTSRPPMLSIGCTMTGGSSGGGWFVRRSDGTTALVSENSIGTLDHTTLSGPYLGDVAQKMFDYLSRKGG; from the coding sequence ATGTCACCCATACGCCGGGGAGTCCTGCGTCGCCGCACGACCCGCACCACCGGCACCCGGACCGCTTTCGCCGCCGCCGCGCTGGCGGGCGTGACCCTGCTGTCCGTCACCGCCTGCGCCAGCGACGGTTCGTCGGATGCGGGTGGCCGGGGCACCGCCCAGGTCACTCCGGGCGACGGCGGCGGTCTGCCGTCCGGTCTGCCGAGTGAACTCGCCAGTGCGCTCCCCAGCGGTCTGCTCGAAGGTCTGCCCACCAGTTGGGACCAGCTGAAGGACTGGACCTTCGACGACTGGGACAGCTGGGCCGCGGACCATGTCTTCAACAACCCGGTGATCAAGGATCTCTGGAACGCGGACAAGATGAAGGCGGCCAAGCCCAAGGACCAGGCGCCGCCGAGCGACACCGGCGGGGGCGACAGCGGCGGGGGCGACGACAGCGGGGACGGCAGCGGCAGCGGGGACGGCGGCACCGACCCGGAGCCCGCACCGATCAAGGCGACCGCGCTCCCCCGCCCCTATGACGGCAAGGTCGGGAAGATCTTTATGCAGACCTCCCCGACGGAGGCCGCTGTCTGCTCCGGCACCGTGGTGAGCGACCCGCAGCACCCGGGCAGGAGCAACCTGGTGTGGACGGCGGGCCACTGCGTGCACGGCGGCAAGGGCAAGGACTGGTTCAAGTCCATCATGTTCGTGCCGGCGTACAACAGCTCCGGCGCGGGCAGCGGGCATCAGCAGTCCACCGACAAGGCCCTCGCCCCGCTCGGGCAGTGGTGGGCCGACGACATCATCTCCTCGCCGCAGTGGACGGCCGAGGGCGGCGAGACCGGCGACAAGGCCAGCCAGTACGACTTCGCCGTGCTCAAGGTGCGCAACCCGAGCGGCGGCGGGCGCTCTCTGGAGGAGACGGTCGGCGGCTCGGTGCCGGTCTGGTTCAATGCGCCGCGCGACCAGTTGGCGCCGGTCGCCGCATGGGGCTACCCGGCCGTGGCGCCGTTCGACGGCCAGGAGCTCTACCACTGCAACAGCCCCATCGCCCCGGTGCGGCTCTCGTACGACACCTCGCGCCCGCCGATGCTCTCCATCGGCTGCACCATGACGGGCGGTTCGTCCGGCGGCGGCTGGTTCGTCAGGCGGTCGGACGGCACCACCGCGCTGGTCAGCGAGAACTCCATCGGCACGCTCGACCACACCACGCTCTCCGGCCCGTACCTGGGGGATGTGGCGCAGAAGATGTTCGACTACCTCTCCCGCAAGGGCGGCTGA